The region AATAGCAGCAAAGAAGTCTTCTTCTCTTTGTCTATTGGCAACTTTTCCTTCAACAATTGGATTGTCGTTTTCTTGCATTACAATATCATCATGGTAAAACTGATCAAAAGCCTCTAGAGCTTTTCCTTCTAGTATCATGTCATTAACTGTGCTGATTTTCTCTAATAATGTATTCATCTTTTTTGTTTTAAATAATATAATACAAATGTCTAAAACAATGAGCCGTTAGAAAATGATGTAGATTATGAAATGATGTTAATCTAGATTAACATCTATTGGTTTTGTATGATTTGGCTCTTTATTTTACTTAAAAACTCTTTAGTAACACCTAGATATGAAGCAATCATATATTGAGGAACACGTTGATCAATTTTAGGATTGGTCTTTTTAAAAATTTGGTAACGCTCTTTAACACTAAGACTGAAATTTCTAATAATGCGTTTTTGCGAAGCCACAAAAGCACGTTCTACGATCTTTCTAAAAAGACGTTCAAGTTTAGGGATCTCTTTATAGAGCTCCTCAAGATTCTTATAAGTAAATTGAATAAGCTCTGTATGCTCTATACATTGCACGTTAAAGTCAGCAGGAGTTTGTGTTATAAAACTTCCTAAGTCAGAGGTCCACCAATCTTCAATAGCAAACAACACAATATGTTCTTGCCCTTCTCCATCCATGTAAAATGTTTTTGTGCATCCAGAGATAATGAAATTTACAGTTTTACAGACATCTCCTTGTTGAGTTATGTATTGATCTTTGAGATAATTTCTATGAACTATTTTGGAAAGTAAAATGGTTTCCTCTTCAACAGTTAAGTTGACAATCTTATTTATGTATTCTAAAAATGGTTTATTATTCATAGGCTTTTTCAGTTTATGCACAACTGCTTGTACCGACTCAAATATAATCTATAGACCTTTCCTATTTTGGATAAAGGCAGTCTTTACTAAAGGCGTTAAAAGTGTGGAGGTATGTAACAGCCGCTCCAAAGGTGGAAGGAACTTAAAAATTGATTTTTTTCTCCGTTGGCTGTTGTGTCTTCCTTTTTTGTGATATAAGATTTAATTAACACAGAGCTTTTAAAAAGTTTTAAAGGACAAATACAGTTAAGTGTTTATTGTGTCGCAAACTGCAAGTTTACAAGATCGGTTTTTTAGCTAGCGAGCGAGCCTAAAAATCACCAAGTATAGCAACAAGTTTTGTTTTAAGCGTTACATCATTAAAAGGCATAACAAGAGATTGATAAAGGTCAACTTTTTCAGATGTAATTACATCATTTGTATTCGTTTGACCTAAAAGCATAAGAAAAGGAGTGTCTTTTAATTTGTTGTCTGCTCGAATTGATTGTAATAATTCAGCGCCTGACACTGGTTCTATGCTCCAGTTAGAAATAACCAAGCTATAAGGTTCATTGTAGCCTTCTCGGAGTTTAGACAATGCACCCGTGGCATCAGTTTCTACAGTAACATTAGTAAATCCCAATCGCTGCAAAAGGTCTCTTACAATTTTACGCGTTGAGCTGTATCTTTCAACTAATAGAATTTTCATTCTTAGATCTACTGCCATAATGCTCTGTTTTATTAAATTTAAAGATGTTTGATCACTTCAAAGTTAAGGCTTTATTTGTAGTGACAGCCGAGCAGGGTTTGTAATATTGTAGGAGTATACCATAGCTGCACATTCTGTTTTATTGTGAGAGATCATGGCAGTTTTGCAGGTGGTACACTCTTAGATATCCCGATCTTTATACCCACTTCCCTTAATCATTTGCAGTTTTATAATCAATAGGGAATGCTTTCAATATTTCCCTTGTCAGATCCCATTCATTGAACCCTTGCTTGCCATAATCAAGACCTCTTCTAACGATTACCAGATCATGTGAAGGAACTACAATAACATATTGTCCCCGATTTCCAGCGGTAGTATAGGCATCTTTGGGTACGTCATTACGATCATCTGGAACTAGCCACCATTGTCCTCCATAAAAATTGCCGCGTTCTGCGGTGGAAGGTGCAGGTGTTCTTACAAAGTCTATCCATTTTTGAGTGAGGAGCCTTTCTCCATTCCAAAGCCCATTTTGCTCATAAAGCAAACCAAATCGGGCGAGATCCCTAGCGTTAGTATATGCCTGACTGCTAAAAATAAAATCGCCAAACCTGTCGGTGCTAACGAAAGTATTTCTCATTCCAATTTTGTCAAACAAAGCTTTCCTAGGGAATTCAATATAGGTTTTATCATCACCGAGGGCATTCTTCATCGCCAACACAGCTAGAATTGTATCATAGTTCTCATAGTCCCAGTAAGTGCCTGGTTGTCTGATGAGCCCTCTATTTCTTGCTCCGTTAACGGAGCTTGCTCCTGCCCAATAGGAAAGCCCAGACCCAGTGGCATATTCCATACCGCGACTATCTACCGTATAGAGACCACTAGACATGTTTAATAGATTCCTTAATGTGATATTTGCACGTGGATCATTTTCAGAAGTTGCTTCCTTAGGGAGCCATTCAATTCCCAGTGGTGCATCTAGTTCCATTTTTCCTTGATCTACCAACATACCTATCAAGGTCGCCGCAATACTCTTGGCTGTCGACCATGTTCTTGTTTTGGTGTACAGGTCAATACCATCTGCATACCTTTCATGAATGATCTGACCTTTGTGAACAACAATCAAACTGAGCGTGACTTGCTCAGGAGATTCCCTTTCAAATGACCATTTTGAAGCTCCGGTCAATAAATCTGCATTGATATACTTTGGGAGCTTTTGCTTTTTCACGAAATCACCTTCAGGCCAAGGTATAGCAGTAGGATCGCCGGTAAGTGCAGGAAGGCTTTGTATAGGAAGATCGTCAATTATATCAAATGATTGGTCTGGTGCTAGAATGATACTGCCAATTCCTTCTCTGAATACTGCGCGCATCACCGGAGTATCTTCGGTAGAACCGATGGTGACCGTTTTTCTATCCCAATCTATCATATAGTCTCCACCCTGTGCCGTTCCAATAGGTTGTTTTAGATATTTAAGCTCCTGATCGTAGATTTGCTCAAGAGTTCTGTTAGAAGTGAAAAGCCCATTACAAGTGAGAATTGCTTGAACCCCGTATTGAATCATTTCCCTATTAGACTTTGAATAATCATAAGATTCTAACTGCTGCGTATACCCTAGATAGTTAGAACATATTAGGAAAGCGACGAGTAGATGGATTTTTTTCATTGTTTCTAAATTTTTTGGATGAACTATAGATAGCTAAGGGTTTATACAGTCTCAAATATAATCTATAGAACTTTCCTGTTCTAGATAAAAGCGTACTTCTAGTCATGCAGGTGGTGTGGTAATTGTCTTTTGCTACAGCAGCTGGGCGTTGTTGTAAGCCCACATTTTTACTATTCTTTTTGTTCTATAGTTCTGTACCTGTGGCCGCACAACTGAATGCTGCAGCTATTCTAAATTAGGTGCACGCAATTATACTATCCTTTTGTTGCTGGTTGGTATGGGGTATACATCTATTTCAAAATTTTCCTCTTATAGCTTTCCCTTATTCCTAAAATTCAAGCTCTCCTTTTTATCTGCTCTTACTACTGGTATACTATCGTTTCTCTTTTTTTCATTGATCCCCTAAAAACAGCTAAAAACCCTTTGATCCTGCAAGATTTATCTATGATTAATAACCACTAAACATTTTAAAAGTGCAATAATAAAAGATTTCATGTAAGGATGTTATTTATTGATTTTATTATAAACGCATTAAAAAAATTGAGCTTGTCAATCCTCATAGATGAGGCTATTTGTCCGTACTTTGTTTTTGGTATGCACATAAAAAAAGCCCATCTTTTATCAAGATGGGCATCAATATAATATTTAGTTTCTTATTTGGCAATGCGTCCTGCAGACTCCATAACAAGATAAGCAGTTTCTGCCTCAATTTTAAATACATTACCCCATTGACCTCTAACCATTGTGTTGTTAGTTGTGTCTAAAGAAGTCCAGTTACCATAAGCAATTGATATTGAATCTCCAAGATATGTATATCCTAGAATATTAGCGTCCAAAACCATTCCATCTGTTAAATCTAGAGAGGCTTTAATGTTGTCACGCCCTACCACAATACCTTGCTTATAACTTATATTTTGAATTGCATTTTCTGTAAAAAGCATGGATAAACCATCCGCGTCTTTTTTGTTAACGCCCATAATATAACCAGCTATAGAAGCTTGTATTTTGTCAAAATGAAGCTCTTTAGAAACAAAAGATTTATCTAGTGAAACCACTTCGTTGCTAAGTGTGTCTGTTACCTGAAAATCTCTATGTGCAGATTCTAGCAAAAATTTAACCTTACCATCTTTATACTGGTATACATTACCCCACTTACCACTTTCTAAAGTTACATTGTTTGCATCAGAAATTTTAAAAGTTCCAGCTCCTATCAATATATGATCAGATACCAAACGAGTTTCTAAAATAACCACACTAACTTGGCTGTTTTTAAGCTCACTATCTTCTGAAAAGGTTTTTGCAAATGAGTTTTTTATAGCCTCACCGCCCACTATTGGTCCTAAAGAATTAGAGATCACTCGTACGGCATCATTTGTAAACTCTCCAGAAAGAGCAGGTGCATCTCCCGAATTCCAAAGCTCTATAAATGAATCTGTAGACTGAGACATTAGCGCTTTAGCGTCTAAATTTTCAACAACCTTTTGCTCTTTGTTTTTACAACTAACTAGGATAAGTAGCCCTGATAAAAGGCCTATGCTTACTATTTTTTTCATTATAAATAATTTAATTAATACAAAGTAAATTTAATGAAAAAAGCACAATTGTTAATTAATTGATATTGATCTTATTAGACTCTTCCCCATTATAAATTGGTGTTGAAGAAGGTTGGAATTAGCTTTGTGCTTCAATAAAATTTATAAGGTGGCGGGAAATCGTTCTTCTTCTTCTTCAATTCGGGTACCGATTCCTCAAAAGCGGTAAAGAATAGGATGTGATTTTGATTGGAATGTAATGATCGTTTGCAACAACAATTAATTCTTAGCTTCCTTTTTATTTGCTCTAATTATCAAAAGCATGGATGCTATAACTAAGACGCTTGATACTATCGACATCCAAAATCCACGGTCAAAAGCTTCCGAAAACATAAAATCCCCAATTATTAAAATGGCACTTGCGATAATTAATAGTAGAGTTAAGTTTTTTTTCATAATCCAGTTTTTAAATCCACTTCAAGACTTCCTTTATTGTTTTTTTAGCCATACCCTAATTTCTTTTCGTAAAGAAACTTCAGGTTTTGGCAACGGAATTGTTTTTCCAAATTGTTTACTTCTCGTAAATTTTGAAAATGTAATTTTATGTTTTTTCCAGACGTCTGGATACAATTCTAAGAACCTATTAAAAAAACTTTGTTCCGTAATTTTTCCTTCTATTTTAGATAGTACTTCTTTAAATTTTTGCTCTTGCTCTAAAATCATTTGCTTCTTTTTCAGTAATAAATAAAACTGGTGGTAGTTTCTAATTTTATGGACCTCTTTTTAATTGTTGACAAAGGCCTTGTGTATAAAACCTAGCGTGCAAATTATAAATATATTTTCGATTAAGCACGAGGCGAGTTTTAAAATCATTCCACCCTAACAGTTGCGCACTGCCTTGGACAGTCAGCTGTTTGTTTCTATTTTTTAAATTGGTTATGAGTTTGAGTACATTTATTCATCCTAAATTTACTTTTCCAATTCAACTTTTATTTTTTGTTTTCGGCCAATTGTAAAATACATTATGGCTCCAATTAGGTTAAAAAACAGCACTACTACTATCCATACGAGTTTATCATTCTGATTAAATCTACTTTTTAAAATATCAATCAAAGCTATTAGAGTCGGTATAAAAGCTAACAGCATTGATATTAAAATTACTTTCATTAAAAAGGGATTCATCATTACGAAATATATCATGTTTTCTATTTTAATTTATTTGTGATAATCCTATGTCGGTTTTAAATCCAATTTTTTTATTTCAATCGATTGAACCTCATTATAAACGGCGTGATTAATGAGAAAAAAAACAGAAACCAGTATAAATCCACTAATAACATTTAAAATAGTTTTTTGTTCTAAAATCAGATTAATTGTCAATGGAGAACCTAAAATAATTAGTCCTTCTAAAAGTCTGTTAAATATTTTATGTTCAAATATTGTATCACATTGTTGACATTTTATATTCAAATATCCAAACCAAAGTGACTTTAATAGTACGAAGTATTTGAAATCCGTGTTACAATTATCAAATTTCATTTTTTTAATTTTTTATAAAGGTATTGTGTATGATTAGTGGCGTATATAAGTACCTAATTTAGCAAATACAAACCTAATAGAAAGTCCCCGAGGACTTTCATAAATAGGCGAGGGCTAGTCATTAATTATAAACGGTGTTGTAATTAGTGTTTTATCAGCTTAAAACTATTCATTATCCTCAATGATTCGATATGATTATTTTCATAAGTTTCGTAAAGAGTAACAAAAGTCAAAGTGTAAATTTGTTTATCTATTAAATAAGTGTGAATAATAGTTTTAAACTTATAACCGCTTGCTTCTCCTTCTGCGACAAATTGGTGACACTTTAATCCGTTTTTATTTTTAAGTTCACTAAGTGTGATTTTAGGCTCAGTCAGCATTCCGCTAATTTGTTTTTCCACTAAACCTTTGTACTTTTCAATATTTATAGTTAAATCATTCAGATTCTGCACGATTAAATTTATGTTCTCTGTAAAAACGTCTGAACTCTCAGAGTATGTTGGATAAAGAAAAATATTAGTTCCATTTTCGCCTGAGTCGTTTAAAATCCAATTTGAAGGATGTTCTATTGAATAATTATCCTTCTCATATTTAATGATTTCTTTTAGTTCCTGCGCAACGATTATTAAAGGAAATAATATTAAAGTAAGCAGGAAGTTTTTCATTTTTCAAATTAATTACCAGTAGTTATACCAACTCAAATATAACCTATAGCCATTTAACATATATGTTAAAAGCATACTTCTAGCCATGGATGCGGTGTGGTTGTTAAATGTATAGCATTAAAAAAGGCTGTCTAATTAAAGACAGCCTTTTCAATAATTCAGGAGTCTGCTTTTATTAGTTGCCTGCACTTAATGAATAGCTTCCATTTCCATTAAAGGATTCCAAGGTAATAGTAACCGTCCAATTACCAGGTGTACCAGTGTTAGTAACACCACCAATAGTATCTGGCGCAGTCGCTCCGTTAATGCTCCTGTCAAGCACTACAGCCCCATTGGCATCGGCAACTACTATTTGAAATGTCCCTGAAGACGTACTCGTTATATCAGCATTATAATCAGCTGTGGTTAAGCTGTTCATCCAATTAATAGTTCTTGAGCCACTACCTCCATCTCCAGTAAAATCTCCCCCTATATCGCCATCAGGCCCTTCATTGACCGTTATATTCACGGTTGGATCATTGTCATCAGAACAAGATGTAAATGCACCAATGAATAGTGTGATTGCTGTTACAATTGTAAGTAGTTTAAAATTTGAGATTTTCATTTGTTTTAAAATTTTAATTATTAAATCAATTATATAACAACTAAGTCCCTCAAATTCCCGGGCTATTATAAGATATTTTTATTGAATTAATTTTAAAGCTCAGAAAATCAGTTGATTATGTTTTTTTTATTTTAAAATACAACAGTGTTGTATTTGGCTCGTGTTGTTCTCACCACAGCTCTTTGTCCCCCTTAGTTTTTTGTTTGATTTTACTTGACGGTAGTTAAAGGTTTAGCTATTATATCAATTACAAGATTGAGAATAATTTATTAAAGTTGAAGTTTGCAATTGATCATTAAAAAGGTTCAGGGAGTTTTGATTGTCGTATAAAGTATAGTCTAACCACAGTTTTAAAAAATCAGTAGTTATTTGTTGTTGTTGCTCTCTAGCAATAGAAGGATTTGAACTACAAAAGGACTCCCCTAAATCGCAACTCAAATTTGAATTTGCAAAATTGCAATGATTTCCATCGATGATTTTTATTTGTGTTTTACATGGAGAAGCTAAGTTGTTATACATAACATCTTGATTTACATCAGCAGGAGCTACACAATCATTCTCCCCAGAGAAAATAAGGGATGGAATGGCAACATTAAAAGCCGAAGATATTGCAGATGGCATTGTTTCAGCTGCGGCAA is a window of Nonlabens sp. MB-3u-79 DNA encoding:
- a CDS encoding response regulator; this encodes MAVDLRMKILLVERYSSTRKIVRDLLQRLGFTNVTVETDATGALSKLREGYNEPYSLVISNWSIEPVSGAELLQSIRADNKLKDTPFLMLLGQTNTNDVITSEKVDLYQSLVMPFNDVTLKTKLVAILGDF
- a CDS encoding serine hydrolase domain-containing protein, which produces MKKIHLLVAFLICSNYLGYTQQLESYDYSKSNREMIQYGVQAILTCNGLFTSNRTLEQIYDQELKYLKQPIGTAQGGDYMIDWDRKTVTIGSTEDTPVMRAVFREGIGSIILAPDQSFDIIDDLPIQSLPALTGDPTAIPWPEGDFVKKQKLPKYINADLLTGASKWSFERESPEQVTLSLIVVHKGQIIHERYADGIDLYTKTRTWSTAKSIAATLIGMLVDQGKMELDAPLGIEWLPKEATSENDPRANITLRNLLNMSSGLYTVDSRGMEYATGSGLSYWAGASSVNGARNRGLIRQPGTYWDYENYDTILAVLAMKNALGDDKTYIEFPRKALFDKIGMRNTFVSTDRFGDFIFSSQAYTNARDLARFGLLYEQNGLWNGERLLTQKWIDFVRTPAPSTAERGNFYGGQWWLVPDDRNDVPKDAYTTAGNRGQYVIVVPSHDLVIVRRGLDYGKQGFNEWDLTREILKAFPIDYKTAND
- a CDS encoding nuclear transport factor 2 family protein translates to MNTLLEKISTVNDMILEGKALEAFDQFYHDDIVMQENDNPIVEGKVANRQREEDFFAAITEFRGAQPLKVTVGENTTMVEWHFDYTHKDWGIKNYTQVAVQDWKDGKIIKEKFYYGA
- a CDS encoding PLD nuclease N-terminal domain-containing protein, producing MIYFVMMNPFLMKVILISMLLAFIPTLIALIDILKSRFNQNDKLVWIVVVLFFNLIGAIMYFTIGRKQKIKVELEK
- a CDS encoding Crp/Fnr family transcriptional regulator, producing the protein MNNKPFLEYINKIVNLTVEEETILLSKIVHRNYLKDQYITQQGDVCKTVNFIISGCTKTFYMDGEGQEHIVLFAIEDWWTSDLGSFITQTPADFNVQCIEHTELIQFTYKNLEELYKEIPKLERLFRKIVERAFVASQKRIIRNFSLSVKERYQIFKKTNPKIDQRVPQYMIASYLGVTKEFLSKIKSQIIQNQ